The genomic region TAAACACTTGCTCAATTTGTAAGGCTAACTCCCTTGAAGGAACAATAATTAGTGCTTGAACACCTTCCAATTTGGGGTTTAAACGTTCTAATAAAGGAAATAAGAAAGCAAAAGTTTTACCACTTCCAGTAGGAGATAAGAGCATTAAGTTTTGATGTGATCTTGCATTGGTAATAAAAGCTTCCTGCATTTTATTCAATTGATCAAAAGGAAGTTGGTTAAGTGTTTTCTTTTGGAATGTTGTTAACTTCATTTGCTATTAATTATCGTTACCTATAAATATACAAAAAACGGTAACCTATATGATTACCGTTTTTATAAAATTATTTAGATTCAAAATTATTTGAATTTTCTCATTCTTAAACTTTCTGGAGTTACTTCTAACAATTCGTCTTCTTTAATATACTCCATTGCTTCTTCTAAAGAAAAATCTACTTTTGGAGCAATTTTTACACCATCATCACTTCCTGATTTACGCATGTTTGTTAATTGCTTACCTTTTATTAGGTTGATCTCTAAATCGTTATCTCTAGAGTTTTCTCCAATAACTTGTCCTTTGTAAATCGTTTCACCTGGATCTACAAAGAAACGCCCTCTGTCTTGTAAACGGTCAATAGCAAAAGCAGTAGTTTTACCTTGTTCCATTGAAATAAGAGAACCTTTTAAACGCGACGGGATACCATCTTTATAAACATCAAATTTATTAAAACGGTGCGTCATAATTGCCGTACCAGCAGTAGCAGTTAAGATGTTATTTCTTAAACCAATAATTCCTCGAGAAGGAATGTAAAACTCTAAATGTTGTAAATCACCTTTAGGTTCCATGACCAACATGTCGCCTTTTTTCATGGTAACGAGCTCAATTGCTTTTCCAGAATACTCTTCAGGAACATCAATCACTAAAGTTTCGTATGGTTCCATTTTTACACCATCTATCTCTTTGGTGATTACTTGTGGTTGTCCAACTTGCAACTCATAACCTTCACGGCGCATAGTTTCAATTAGTACTGATAAGTGAAGAATTCCACGACCATAAACACTAAAACGATCTTCTGAGTCTCCATCAACAATTCTTAAAGCTAAGTTTTTCTCTAACTCTGCATATAAACGGTCTCTTAAATGACGAGAAGTAACAAATTTTCCTTCTTTACCAAAGAAAGGGGAGTTGTTAATCATAAATAACATACTCATTGTTGGTTCATCAACAGAAATACGTGGTAAAGCTTCTGGGTTTTCTAAATCTGCAATCGTATCTCCAATTTCAAAACCTTCAATTCCTACTATAGCACAGATTTCACCAGCTCTAACTGTTTTAACTTGAGCTTTTCCTAATCCCTCAAAAACGTGTAATTCTTTAATTCTAACTTTTTTAGTAGTCCCGTCTGCTTTACATAAAGCGTAATCTTTTCCTACTTCTAAATCTCCTCTAAAAATTCTTCCAATAGCGATTCTCCCTGTAAATGCAGAATAATCTAATGAAGTTACTTGCATTTGTGGTGTACCTTCATTGTAAGGAGCTTCTGGAACTTTGTCTAATACAACATCTAAAAGTGGTGTTATATTGTCTGTTGGCTTCTGCCAATCTGTACTCATCCAACCTTGTTTAGAAGAACCGTATAACGTTTCAAACTCTAATTGTTTATCATTCGCTTCTAAGTTGAACATTAAATCAAAAACCTCTTCATGTACTTCATCAGGACGACAGTTTTCTTTATCCACCTTATTGACAACTAAAATAGGCATTAACCCTAATTCTAATGCTTTACCCAAAACAAATCGAGTTTGAGGCATTGCACCTTCAAAAGCATCTACCAATAAGATAACACCATCGGCCATTTTTAATACACGTTCAACCTCACCTCCAAAGTCAGCGTGGCCAGGAGTATCGATGATATTAATTTTAGTTCCTTTATAAGTAACAGAAACATTTTTAGAAAGAATCGTAATTCCTCTTTCTCTCTCTAAATCATTGTTATCTAAGATTAAGTCTTTTTGTTCTTTTCTTTGATCTAAGATTTGAGCCTCATGTATAATTTTATCTACCAATGTAGTTTTTCCATGATCGACATGGGCAATAATCGCAATGTTTCTAATAGATTCCATCTGTGTTTTTGATTTTAAAGCGGCAAAGGTATTATTTTGATTGGGATAATTGACTAAATTTTAAGTTTTATTATCTTTAAGAAAAAATTAAGCTTTAAATGATGTAACGCTTATTATGAAGATCATACTCATTTTTATTGTTGGTTTAATAGGGACAATTTATTTTTACAATAAGGTTAGTGACCAAAAGAAGACGAATGACTGGTTCATTGTTGAAGCCCAAATTCTTGAAATAGAAACCGCTGAATCTACAGGAATTACTCATGATGTAAGAGTGGAATACACCCATTATAATATTTTATATGAATATACCTTTAATGCTGTTCGCTATCAAAGCTATCAAATTTCTTTAGATGGGATGGGGAGGCAGCGAACAAGTGAGGTCAATAGTTTGTTTAAAGAAAAGAACTGGAAAGAAGGCAATAAGACTTTTGCTTTTATTAATCCCATGGATTTTACTGATTCAGTACTATTGCAAAGTTCTACAGGGGTAAGTAAGGATAACTGGATAGGGTTGGTGCTGTTTGGTGTATTTATGGTACTAGGCGGAATTAATATTTTATTGATGGCTTTTTAAACTTGGTATTATGTTGAAGTCTTTGAAATATTTCGTCATTTTTTTTCTCGCTACTGCTTTCTTTTATTATAGATGGGGAGTAGAAACACAATTAGTAGACTGGAAAGAAACACCAGCGAGTATACTAGCTGTTTCTCCAGTGCAACAAAAAATAGATTATATCTATTATGTGGATGGAGTAGTACTCAGAAACAATGTACTATCTATTGATGATTCAGATGTAGAAACATTTGTTGATCGTTGTATAAAACATTCTTTAATAAAAGGGAATAAAGTCATTTGCTATTACAACCCAAAGCAAATAAAGGAAGCCGTAATAGTCAATGAAAGTAAAGCAATTACAGCTTGGACTTGGATTGGTTTAGTTGTTTTTATAGTTTTGTCCCTCATTCAGGTCTATTATATTATTGATAAAGCATTAGACCTTTCCAAAAAGAATAAAAAATAAAAATATGGCAAGTTTAGATATAGTAAGTAAAATTGATACTCAAACTTTAGATAATGCAATTAACTCAGCAAAACGAGAATTACAGAATCGTTATGACTTTAAAGGTTCTAACGCAAGTATAGAATTGGATAAAAAAACATTTGTCTTGCATTTACATGCTGAAACAGATATGAAAATGGATCAATTAGAAACGATGGTCATTAATGCATTAGTTAAAAATAAAATTGATCCTACTTCAATGGATTTTGGAAAAGAGAAGTATGCTGCGGGAAAAACATTAAAAAAAGATATCCTCGTAAAACAGGGGATAGATAGAGAAACTGCTAAAAAAATTGTTAAAAGTATAAAAGGAACAAAGTTAAAGGTTCAGCCCTCTGTAATGGACGAGCAGGTTCGTGTTACTGGTAAGAAAATTGATGATTTACAAGCAGTAATTGCGCATTGTAGAAAAGAATCGTTTGGAGTTCCACTTCAGTTTGTGAACTTTAAGTAAAGGAGTGCTATTGCTATAAAAACTAAAAAGGCTGATTGAAATCACAATCAGCCTTTTTAGTTTTAGTTTAGAAACTGTTTATGCCAACTATTTTTGGCTGGAGTTTCCCATTTAGTAATAAAATCTTCTTTCGTTTCAATAAGGTTATTAAACACAATAGTTTCTGCTGTTATTGTTCCGTTTTTTGCTAACTCTTTAAACGCATTAAAACTTATACTTTTTACAGTTTCGTCATGCTTATAAGCTGTAACCATTCTATCTGTTAACGTTATGCCTAATTGAATTTCGATTTGTCTCATCAAGCGCACTTGCGCATCTTTGGCTCTTCCACATAAACTTTCTCCACAATCATCTGCTGTAATGAGAACAAATTGATTATAAAAAATATCAATAGAAGCTGGAATTGTATTACCATGACTTTCCCATGAATAAATAAAATCTTCACCTATTGCCAACACTGCTTCTTTTTGTTGTTCAGTTAACGGCTCTTTTGCTTGGTATACCCATACTTTAGCCGTATGAGCCAATTCGTTGAATGTCTTTTTCATATTAATATAAAATCTCTTTACAAAGATACTTTAATTTTAATAACCTACAGTTTCTATTTGTTGATCTGTCATTGCCGACATAAATAAAAACATATTGGCTCTATTTTGTTCTGCATGCATTAATTCTTTAAAGGTTTTATCCTGTTTTGAGTTAACTTTTATTAAATCAAATTTCGTCATTTTTTTATAGGCAAAATCCATCCATGAACTAACAATAGCATCACTATAACTTTGGATATAAAATTTGATTAATTCTTCTCTTGGAACATCTTTAATTCGAATTGGAATTAAGTCCTCCATTGCATTTGCAATATCTTCAATTTGATTGAATCGTTCTTCTGTTAAAGGGACGTATTTCTCTTGAGATAGTGTAATAACTTCACTCGTCTTTTCTTGTGCTATACCATTAAAACCTATTACTGCTATACCTAGAATTACTATTATTTTTTTCATAATCATAACTTTTACAACAGTGTAAGATAGGTATTTTTTTGTTTAAAAAAGTTAAAGAACCTTTAAATAAATAGCTTCTTCTATTTAGAATCCTCTTAAAATTGTATTTTCGTGCTCGATTATAATTCAATAAAAAAGATATGAGTTCAGGATTTTTTGCTTTGTTTGATGATATTGCTACTTTGATGGATGATGTAGCAACAATGACAAAAGTATCAGCAGAACATACTGCTGGAATACTAGGAGATGATTTAGCTGTGAATGCAGAAAAGGCCTCTGGATTTGTTTCTTCTCGTGAACTGCCTGTTTTATGGGCAATAACTAAGGGGGCACTTTTGAATAAAATTATTATTTTACCTGTTGCGTTTTTATTGAGTGCTTTCTTACCTCCTGTTATTAAAGGTATTCTATTATTGGGAGGTGTATATTTAGCTTTTGAAGGAGCAGAGAAGGTCTATCATTCTTTTTTTCATAAAAAAGAAGATAAACACCAAGAAGTTGAGTTAAAAAAAGTAACTAAAGAAGAAGCTTTAGAACTTGAAAAAACAAAAGTAAAATCTGCTATTTTAACTGACTTTATTTTATCTGTAGAAATTATCATTATTGCATTGGGAACCGTAACAGGAGAGGAGTTGACTATACAAATTATTGTGGTTTCAATCATTGCATTATTGGCTACAGTTGGTGTATATGGTATCGTTGCTTTAATTGTAAGAATGGACGATGCTGGTTATGCGATGATTAAAAGAAACCCTGATAATACCAGTTTTGGTCATAAATTTGGGAAAGGTTTAATTAAGGCACTACCCAAAGTAATTGGTGGTTTAACCATTATTGGAACAATTGCTTTGTTCTTAGTTTCTGGTGGTATTTTTGTTCATAATATTGCGTATGTTCATCACCTTTTACCGACTTCTGTACCATCCATGTTAAGTGAATTTGTCGTAGGTATTATTGTTGGTTTAATCAGTATTACATTATTTAAAAGTATTAAAGGAATTGTTAACAAAGTAAAAGCTTAATTTATGTCAACTACACTAATTATTGGAGCTAGTAATAATCCTAGCCGCTATAGTTATAAAGCAGCTCATGCTTTAACAAACAAAGGTTTTTCTATCATACCATTTGGAGTAAAAAGGGGAGAAGTAGCAGGAGTAAAAATAGAAAATGATTGGGATACAAACTGGGCTGTTGATACGATCACCTTATATATCAATCCTCAATTACAAAATGAATATCAACAAGCTATTCTAGATTTAAAACCTCGAAGAGTTATTTTTAATCCTGGTACTG from Flavobacteriales bacterium harbors:
- the typA gene encoding translational GTPase TypA, with translation MESIRNIAIIAHVDHGKTTLVDKIIHEAQILDQRKEQKDLILDNNDLERERGITILSKNVSVTYKGTKINIIDTPGHADFGGEVERVLKMADGVILLVDAFEGAMPQTRFVLGKALELGLMPILVVNKVDKENCRPDEVHEEVFDLMFNLEANDKQLEFETLYGSSKQGWMSTDWQKPTDNITPLLDVVLDKVPEAPYNEGTPQMQVTSLDYSAFTGRIAIGRIFRGDLEVGKDYALCKADGTTKKVRIKELHVFEGLGKAQVKTVRAGEICAIVGIEGFEIGDTIADLENPEALPRISVDEPTMSMLFMINNSPFFGKEGKFVTSRHLRDRLYAELEKNLALRIVDGDSEDRFSVYGRGILHLSVLIETMRREGYELQVGQPQVITKEIDGVKMEPYETLVIDVPEEYSGKAIELVTMKKGDMLVMEPKGDLQHLEFYIPSRGIIGLRNNILTATAGTAIMTHRFNKFDVYKDGIPSRLKGSLISMEQGKTTAFAIDRLQDRGRFFVDPGETIYKGQVIGENSRDNDLEINLIKGKQLTNMRKSGSDDGVKIAPKVDFSLEEAMEYIKEDELLEVTPESLRMRKFK
- a CDS encoding DUF3592 domain-containing protein → MKIILIFIVGLIGTIYFYNKVSDQKKTNDWFIVEAQILEIETAESTGITHDVRVEYTHYNILYEYTFNAVRYQSYQISLDGMGRQRTSEVNSLFKEKNWKEGNKTFAFINPMDFTDSVLLQSSTGVSKDNWIGLVLFGVFMVLGGINILLMAF
- a CDS encoding YajQ family cyclic di-GMP-binding protein codes for the protein MASLDIVSKIDTQTLDNAINSAKRELQNRYDFKGSNASIELDKKTFVLHLHAETDMKMDQLETMVINALVKNKIDPTSMDFGKEKYAAGKTLKKDILVKQGIDRETAKKIVKSIKGTKLKVQPSVMDEQVRVTGKKIDDLQAVIAHCRKESFGVPLQFVNFK
- a CDS encoding DUF808 domain-containing protein, with amino-acid sequence MSSGFFALFDDIATLMDDVATMTKVSAEHTAGILGDDLAVNAEKASGFVSSRELPVLWAITKGALLNKIIILPVAFLLSAFLPPVIKGILLLGGVYLAFEGAEKVYHSFFHKKEDKHQEVELKKVTKEEALELEKTKVKSAILTDFILSVEIIIIALGTVTGEELTIQIIVVSIIALLATVGVYGIVALIVRMDDAGYAMIKRNPDNTSFGHKFGKGLIKALPKVIGGLTIIGTIALFLVSGGIFVHNIAYVHHLLPTSVPSMLSEFVVGIIVGLISITLFKSIKGIVNKVKA
- a CDS encoding CoA-binding protein; its protein translation is MSTTLIIGASNNPSRYSYKAAHALTNKGFSIIPFGVKRGEVAGVKIENDWDTNWAVDTITLYINPQLQNEYQQAILDLKPRRVIFNPGTENSNFYPLLEKHGIAYEEACTLVLLSIDQY